A genomic stretch from Acidimicrobiales bacterium includes:
- a CDS encoding NADPH:quinone oxidoreductase family protein, with amino-acid sequence MTAAEGHAWMADAFGDPGEVLVFAPRTWDAPPEGALLVEVAAAGVGLPDSLMLRGTYPLVRRPPITPGQEVCGRVVAAPSGSRFRVGERVLGPTHFYAGSGGFATHTYVTEAHASRAPDSLSDEAAAGFYIGFRTAYTTLVTRADVRPGETVLVLGGSGSTGAMAISLAAALGARVVAVASSEEKRAFCLGLGAAAAVDRDPDAIRDAVESETEGRGFDVVVDPVGGPIAEAALRAIARYGRFAVVGFASGSWVHVEPADMVRRNYSVVGVLAAGFTAEENASDIGELLRLAETGRISTPIGQISEMADLPAVIASMGSAGPPGKLVVRNP; translated from the coding sequence ATGACTGCAGCCGAGGGACATGCCTGGATGGCCGACGCGTTCGGTGATCCCGGCGAGGTGTTGGTCTTCGCACCCCGGACCTGGGACGCCCCGCCGGAGGGGGCGCTGCTGGTCGAGGTCGCCGCGGCCGGTGTGGGCCTGCCGGACTCGCTGATGCTCCGCGGTACGTATCCCCTCGTCCGGCGTCCACCGATCACGCCCGGCCAGGAGGTGTGCGGCAGGGTGGTCGCGGCCCCGTCGGGATCGAGATTCCGGGTGGGTGAGCGTGTGCTCGGGCCGACCCACTTCTACGCGGGCTCCGGCGGCTTCGCGACGCACACCTATGTCACCGAGGCCCATGCGTCACGCGCCCCCGACAGCCTCTCGGACGAGGCGGCGGCGGGGTTCTACATCGGCTTTCGGACCGCCTACACGACGCTCGTCACCCGAGCCGACGTCCGACCCGGTGAGACCGTGCTCGTGCTCGGCGGGTCGGGAAGCACCGGCGCGATGGCGATCTCGCTCGCCGCGGCGCTCGGTGCGCGTGTCGTTGCGGTCGCGAGCTCGGAGGAGAAGCGGGCGTTCTGTCTCGGTCTCGGCGCCGCCGCCGCAGTCGATCGTGATCCCGACGCGATCCGCGACGCGGTCGAGTCCGAGACGGAGGGCCGAGGGTTCGACGTCGTCGTCGACCCGGTCGGCGGACCGATCGCCGAGGCGGCGCTGCGCGCCATCGCCCGCTACGGCCGATTCGCCGTCGTCGGCTTCGCCAGCGGTTCCTGGGTGCACGTCGAGCCGGCCGACATGGTGCGGCGCAACTATTCCGTCGTCGGTGTGCTCGCGGCCGGGTTCACTGCGGAGGAGAACGCATCCGACATCGGTGAGCTCCTTCGGCTGGCCGAGACGGGGAGGATCTCGACCCCCATCGGGCAGATCTCGGAGATGGCCGACCTTCCCGCCGTCATCGCGTCGATGGGCTCTGCGGGACCACCCGGCAAGCTCGTGGTCCGCAACCCGTAG
- a CDS encoding glycerol-3-phosphate acyltransferase has translation MKIVAAALVGYAAGNLPSADLAARAAGGADLRTEGTHNPGAMNAAHVLGRTWGLAVSAADIAKGAAAARVGRRLAGPAGANAAATAAVVGHCFPVGRRGGKGVATSIGQVVGTFPSYLPVDMAVAGATSMLPFFAQRTRTATMVASATWVACATVAWRRHFRNPGGVAPTASLPLAALVSSLVIAVRFAAEAEKVAGFNAAATDRGVAA, from the coding sequence GTGAAGATCGTCGCCGCTGCGCTCGTCGGATACGCGGCCGGCAACCTGCCGTCGGCGGATCTCGCCGCCCGAGCCGCCGGCGGCGCCGACCTCCGGACCGAGGGAACCCACAACCCGGGGGCCATGAACGCCGCCCACGTCCTCGGCCGGACGTGGGGACTCGCCGTGTCGGCGGCCGACATCGCGAAGGGTGCGGCCGCGGCCCGTGTCGGCCGGCGGCTGGCCGGCCCGGCCGGAGCCAATGCAGCAGCCACGGCCGCGGTGGTCGGCCACTGCTTTCCCGTCGGCCGACGCGGCGGCAAAGGGGTCGCGACCTCGATCGGTCAGGTCGTCGGTACGTTCCCGTCGTACCTACCGGTCGACATGGCGGTCGCAGGGGCCACGTCGATGCTCCCGTTCTTCGCGCAACGGACGCGCACGGCGACCATGGTGGCGAGTGCGACCTGGGTCGCCTGTGCGACCGTCGCCTGGCGTCGCCACTTCCGCAACCCGGGTGGTGTGGCTCCGACCGCGTCGTTGCCGCTCGCCGCGCTCGTCAGCTCGCTCGTGATCGCGGTCCGGTTCGCCGCCGAGGCCGAGAAGGTCGCCGGCTTCAATGCCGCCGCCACGGATCGCGGAGTCGCAGCGTGA